The segment GGCAAGCTGGTGCCTCTTTCCGAAGATGTTGAAGCGGACTTGTATCTGGCCACGCATGTGTTCTTCACACAGCGGGGCTATGAGCACTATGAAGTATCCAATTTTGCCAGGCCCGGATACCGTGCGGCGCATAACTCGGCCTATTGGGAGCAGAAACCCTATCTGGGATTGGGGCCATCGGCGCATTCCTTCGACGGAAAGCGCCTGCGGTTTTTCAACAGGCCCGACCTGCATGCCTATTTCGCGGAGATTGAGGCAAATCGTCTGCCCGTAGGCGGACAGCAGATGCTGACGGTCCAGGAGCATCTTGAAGAGTGGATCTCTCTGGCTCTGCGGCGCAGTGACGGGATTCTATGGGCGGCGGCCATCGAACATTTGGGTGAACCGCTGGCGCGTCGGTTATGGGCACGCGCGGAAGAATTGCCGGAAGCGCTGCGCGTGTGGAGTGCAGAACATTTTGCGCTGTCGGCGGAGGGTTGGTTCCGGGAGAACAGTGTGCTCCTCTTCCTGTATCAAGCCTTGGAGACGAATACTGCGCCATCGGCGAGCTATTCTTAGTGCATCCGAATATGAATCATGTTGAGCGATAGATGTCGTGTGGTGTGCATAACCCGGTGAGAAACCGGGTTTTCTTTTGCTCAATAGATACCCTGTGGAACTTGACATTGTTATGACGCAATCGTACACTATCTTTGGATAAGAGACGATGGAGTATGTAAATCTTCCCGGCGGTAATTATGAAAGTTCTGTCTGTAATTTTCTGCGCTATCCTGTGGTTGTCTCCGGTGTTTGCCGACTCGATCACCTTTACAGCGAGCACAACCATTGGATGCGGCAACACGACCTATGAAGGATACGATGTGACCGTGAACGGGTGTGCCGTGACCGTGGGCTGCCTGCATTCTTTTCGAAGTCTGCGGATTATCAACGGCGGTCTGGTTACTCATGCCGCCGGAGATTCTGCCGGCGTGTATCTATCCATCACCCACAACATGCTGGTGGATGCGACCGGACAGATTAATGCGGTGGGGCGGGGCTACGGGCCGAGGACGGGTCCGGGCGCGGGACATGCATCCGGCGCTTATGGAAGTGGGGGCGGCCATGCGGGAACCGGCGGCACCAGCACCATGGTCGATACAGGCGGCGTGGCATACGGCTCGGTGGGAACACCGTTGCAAATGGGAAGCGGCGGCGGCGCGAACGGCGGCTTCGGCGGTGGCGTTATTCGCCTAATCGTCGGTGACACCCTGACCGTCGCAGGCGCGTTGTGGGCCAACGGCGGCAACTGCTCGAATACTGCCGGCGCGGGCGGTGGCGGCAGTATTTATGCGACGGCCGGATGCTTGGCGGGCGCGGGACAGATTTCCGCCACGGGAGGCGTCGCCCAAAGCAGCGGCGGGGGCGGGGGCGGCGGAAGAATCGCCCTGTATTACAGTGCCCGGACCTTCACGGGTACGATTTCCGCCTGTGGCGGTTCGGGGTATCAATACGGCGGTGGCGGAACCATTTTCACCCGGAATTTCACTCAACCGCTGGGTGATCTTCTACTCTTCAACTGCACACTTCTGAATACCGGAGTGACGCCCCTCGGGGACCTTCCACCCTGCAATGTGCTGATCAACAGTCACGGCTCGGTCGTGCTGCGCGATTCGGCGATGACCGTAGATGGATACTTCCGTGTTGCCGCAACCGGACAGGTGTGGGCACAGGCTGGGCAACGGGCTCAGTTAACCGTACACGGCACGATGACCATTGACAGCAACGCGACGTTTTCCGCCGCGGGTTGCGGCTATGGAACCGGCAGCGGACCGGGTGCGGGATCGACCGTGAGTGGATACGGCGGAGGCGGAGGCTACGGCGGGGCGGGCGGGGCAGGAGGTTCAGCAGGCACCGCGACAGGCGGAGTAACATATCCGACCATCACCGCACCGCAGGAGTTCGGCAGCGGTGGTGGCGGAACGTATGGCGGAGCGGGCGGCGGTGCACTGCACATTGTGGTGGACGATACCCTGCGCGTCAACGGTGTGCTTTCGGCCAATGGCGCTATAGGAACCAACCTCTCCGGAGCTGGAGCCGGAGGAAGCTTGTATCTGGAAGTCGGCACGCTGACAGGCCTTGGGAGTGTCACGGCACAAGGCGGCCAGGGAGGGGCGAACGGCGGTGGCGGCGGCGGGGGCTGTCTGGCTTTCTACTACACGTCGAATCTGTTCACCGGAACCCTCTCCGCCTGCGGCGGATGGGGACTGCGCTATGGCGGCGCGGGAATGTTGTACACCAAAGCAGCCTCGCAGAGTGTCGGTGAACTGGCCATTTCCAACTGCACCCATAACGGTGCGGTCTCCGGTCTGATTAACCCTCCGCACTGCAACATCACCGTCACATCCGGCGGCATTGCCGACTGTGCGGACACGGCATGGTCGATCACCGGCAATGTCCGCGTAACCGGAACAGGGCAATTGTGGATTGCAGCCGGACACCCGGTGCAGTTTACGGTGAATGGACAACTCAGAATCGATAGCCTCGGGATCTTTTCCGCGTTGGGACGCGGCTACGCTGCGGGGACCGGACCCGGCGCCGGTGCGACCCTCGGCGCGTTCGGCGGTGGAGGCGGTCACGGGGGAATTGGCGGAACCGGAACCGGCGGCGCAGTGGGTGGCGGCACTAATGATTCGCAGCCACTGCCGGTATTGATGGGCAGCGGCGGCGGCGGCACGAACGGGGCACGGGGTGGGGGAGCTTTGCTGCTCACGGTCACAGATACACTCTTCTTGAATGATTCCCTGACCGTACTCGGCGGCGAGAGCGGCGCTAACGGCGGAGGCGGGGCCGGCGGCAGCCTCTGGGTGCGCGCCCCGGCGATTGTCGGCAACGGCTACATCACCGCAAGCGGCGGCAACGGCAATGTGGGCGGCGGTGGCGGGGGCGGCGGGCGAATCGCCCTCTATACCTGTTCGCGCACACTGCCGGTCACGCATATTACGGCCAACGGAGGCAACTCCCAGCATGTGGGGTCGCCCGGCACGGTGTTCTTGGGCACCAACGACTGCAACAACAACGGCCATCCCGACGGCTGCGATATTCTGAACGGCACCAGCACCGACTGCAACAGCAACGGAATTCCCGACGAGTGCGAGAATATCACGTCGCCGGTAGTGGTAGTCTATTTCACCGAAAGCCAGTTGCTGCTGCGCTGGAACTGCGTGCCGGGATTTCCCACCTATAAGGTCTTCGGCAGACAAGGCAACAATGCCGAAGTTGAGTTGGCAACGGTCGAAGGTCTGACCTATGATGCCAGCAGCCTGCTCAGCGCTCCCGCCCCCCACCGCTGGACCTTCCGGGTGGTGGGATGGACACCGTAGGAAAACGCTGAAAACCTGAAATGCTGAAACGTGTGAGACGGGCGGCTCGTGAGGGTTGCCCGTCTGTCTTTGGAAAGGGTCGGTTTTGCCGGGCAGAAGAGCGGTTGCAGAATTGCTGAAATCGCTTTATCTTAGTGGGCTTTCCGCAGGACGGGAAGCAGACCCGGATTCATCATAACTTATTTCTTTTCAAGGAGTTCGATAATGTACCGGATGAAACTTGCGATGGTGATTCTGCTGGCGGCCCTGCTGGCAGTCAGCGGCTGCTCCAGCAAAAAGACGGTGTCGCGCATAGATAGCAGTGAGACAGTGGACCTGTCGGGCAACTGGAATGATACCGATAGCCGGCTGGTCTCCAACGAAATGATCAGTGACGCCTTGAGCGAGAACGGCCAAAACCGCCCGTGGTTGTCCAACTTTCTGAAGGGCAAAAGCAAGAATCCCACGGTGATTGTAGGCGCCATCCAGAATCTTACCGATGAGCATATTGCCACCGGGACCTTTGTGGGCGATATTGAGCGCGCCTTTGTCAATTCAAGCACGGTAAATGTGGTCTCGGCCAAGACCGAGCGCGAAGGCGTGCGCGAAGAGCGGCAGGATCAGCAGGCCAACGCGTCTCCTGAGACGATGAAGCAATTCGGCCAGGAACTGGGCGCGGACTACATGCTGATGGGCAAGATCAACAAGATCACCGACGAGGAAGGCAAGGAGAAGGTCGCATTCTATCAGATCGATCTGAATCTGACCGACATCCAGACCAATCAAAAGGTGTGGATGGGACAGAAGAAGATTAAGAAGTTCATCGCGCGCAAGCCGTACAAACCGTAATCCAAGGATGAAGGCGGAAGGATGAAGGATGAAATAGGAAACGGGAAGGCTCGCGTCCCTTCCTCCACGCTGTGGGGGAAGGTCAGGATGGGAGAGCTTTCGGTTTTCTGCTTTCTGCTTTTCTGGCTCTTGCTTGCGGGGTGTGCGGGGCCGCGGACGATGCTGATGGAGCGCGTGCGCACGGATTTGTCGGCATCCGACTACCAGAAGGCCTACACGGCCTATCAGAAGTCGGTCGGACAAACAACAGACGTGGAACAACTTCTGAACCTCGGGCTGCTGGCCTTTGAGGCGGGAGACTATGCCACAGCGCAGAAGACCTTCGAAGATGCCGACCGTCTGGCCGAAGAGCGGCAGACCAAAAGTCTGTCACGCGAAGCGGCGGGCATTGCGGTCTCGGACCGGGTGCGTGCCTATCAGGGGACGGACTTCGACAAGGCCATGCTGCACTACTACCGCGCGCTGGGTTACATCGCCGCGGGGAATTTCGCCGACGCAGCGGTGGAAGGGCGGCGGATTGCGGCCTACCTCGAAGTGCTCTCCCGCGACGGCAAGCACACCTACCGCGATGACGCCTATTTGCAGTGGTTCAACGGATCCTTGTATCAAGGGTTCGGGCAGATCAACGACGCGTGGATCTCGTACAAGCGGTCGCGCGAACTGTACAAGAATTACTATGGAGTGCCGTCGCCGTCTTTTCTCTGCCCTTTGGGCATGCAGGCGGCGCAGCAGAGCGGACTTTCCGAGACCGTTGAAGAGTTGCGGAAGGAGTGCCCCGATACGGCGGCGATTCGGCACCGCGATTATGGTCGAGTGGTCATGATCTGCGAGACGGGGCTGGCACCGCCGATTCAGGAAACCAACCTTGTGTTTCCGATCTTCACCAATGATCAGACCTCATGGGCGGATGATGCGGCACGGGAGCGATATGCCTATGACGTCTACCGGCGCGGCAACGACTATGAGTACGACCGCACGAAGCTGAAGTATCTGCTGCGGGTAGCCATGCCGGTGTATCCGCAATACTATCAAGGCTCGCGGGTAAATGGCATTGTCGTGCGCGATGCTCAGGACCGCGAGTATCACGCCGAACTGATGGAAAATGTCGGTGCGGTGCTGGAGCAGGATCTGAAGGACCGCTACGGCGCGATTGCCGTGCGGGCGATTATCCGCGCCCTGATCAAGTACGCGGCCAAGGAAGGCGCGGAAAAGATTGGCGGCAAGAACAATGAAACTCTGGGCTCGATTTTAGGCGCGGTGGTCAACGCGGCGGGAGTGATTTCCGAAGCCGCCGACACCCGTTCTTGGGAGACGCTGCCCGACCGGATCTATGTGGCGGATTTCGAACTCCCGCCGGGCCTGCATACGCTGCGGGCGCTGTTTGAGGACGGCACCGGTGGCACGCTGAAGCGCCACGATTTCCCGCCGGTGGACGTCAAGCAAGGCCAGACGGTGTTTTTGCGTGTGCGGTGCACACAATAAGCGGCACCAAGTCTCGGAGCCCTTGGCTTCCCCGCCGTGACGAACTTGAACTGGAGATGCCGGTGTCATGCTCCGCCGGCGCGATTGAACCTACCTTAGCAAACTGGAATTCTCTATGAAACTGGACATCGGGTGTGGCCCTTACAAGCAACCGGGATTTGTCGGCGTGGATCTGGACTTGCAGCCCGGCGTAGACATTGCAGCCGATGCGACGGCCATGCCGTTTGGCGACAGCACGGTGTCCTATATCCATACCCGAAATACTCTGGAGCATATCCCCAAAATGTTCGACGCGTTGCGGGAATTCTACCGGGTGTGTGAGGATGGCGCGACCATCGAAATTACCGTGCCGCACTTTTCGAGCTACGAATATTGGCGTGACCCTACGCACATTCGCCCATTCAGCGTGCTGACCTTCGATCATTTCGATCGCATCCGGATTATTACCTATCCGTTACCGGATTATGTCCCGGGTATTGATCTGGAGGTTGTGCGGACGCGGCTGGATTGGTGGGATCCGTGGCAGGTGACGGCCAAACGCGGCTGGAAAAAAGCGGTGCTCAAAATGGTGAACGCCACCATCAATGCTGTGGCCAACGCCAAACCGTTTTTGTGCGAGCGCTTCTGGTGCTGGGGAGTAGGGGGCTTTGTACTTGTGACC is part of the bacterium genome and harbors:
- a CDS encoding class I SAM-dependent methyltransferase, which codes for MKLDIGCGPYKQPGFVGVDLDLQPGVDIAADATAMPFGDSTVSYIHTRNTLEHIPKMFDALREFYRVCEDGATIEITVPHFSSYEYWRDPTHIRPFSVLTFDHFDRIRIITYPLPDYVPGIDLEVVRTRLDWWDPWQVTAKRGWKKAVLKMVNATINAVANAKPFLCERFWCWGVGGFVLVTFYLKVHKPMRHV
- a CDS encoding penicillin-binding protein activator LpoB — protein: MYRMKLAMVILLAALLAVSGCSSKKTVSRIDSSETVDLSGNWNDTDSRLVSNEMISDALSENGQNRPWLSNFLKGKSKNPTVIVGAIQNLTDEHIATGTFVGDIERAFVNSSTVNVVSAKTEREGVREERQDQQANASPETMKQFGQELGADYMLMGKINKITDEEGKEKVAFYQIDLNLTDIQTNQKVWMGQKKIKKFIARKPYKP